The following proteins come from a genomic window of Kitasatospora cineracea:
- a CDS encoding sugar ABC transporter ATP-binding protein translates to MQPPVLEVRGLRKEFPGVLALDGVDFRLFPGEVHALMGENGAGKSTLIKVLTGVYRADGGQVSMAGRAVRITGPLQAQQIGISTVYQEVNLCPNLSVAENLFIGREPRRRGLVHWSELRRRAAASVAALDLDLDVTTRLDSHSIAVQQLVAIARAVDVDAKVLILDEPTSSLDRDEVAQLFAVMRRLRDRGVAILFVSHFLDQVYEICDRMTVLRNGRLEGEYRTRDLTQVQLVSRMIGSELASLESLAAAGRRTDTVAAGGEPFLVADGLGRSGAIEPYDLTVRPGEVVGLAGLLGSGRTEAARLLFGADQADRGTLRLDGRPAALREPRAAIGHGIAFCSENRKAEGLVGELTVRENIVLALQAGRGWLRPISRTEQDALALRWIRALDIRPNDPEALVRNLSGGNQQKVLLARWLITDPKLLILDEPTRGIDVGAKAEIQKLVARLAEKGMAVLFISAELEEVLRLSHKVGVLKDHRMVAQLANDGSLTPEHIMETIASGGRP, encoded by the coding sequence ATGCAGCCACCGGTCCTGGAGGTACGCGGGCTCCGCAAGGAGTTCCCCGGCGTGCTGGCGCTCGACGGCGTCGACTTCCGGCTCTTCCCGGGCGAAGTGCACGCGCTGATGGGCGAGAACGGCGCGGGCAAGTCCACCCTGATCAAGGTCCTCACCGGCGTGTACCGGGCCGACGGCGGGCAGGTCTCGATGGCCGGCCGCGCCGTGCGGATCACCGGGCCGCTCCAGGCCCAGCAGATCGGCATCAGCACCGTCTACCAGGAGGTCAACCTCTGCCCGAACCTGTCGGTCGCGGAGAACCTCTTCATTGGCCGCGAGCCCCGACGGCGCGGCCTGGTCCACTGGTCCGAACTGCGCCGCCGCGCCGCCGCCTCGGTGGCCGCGCTCGACCTGGACCTCGACGTCACCACCCGGCTGGACAGCCACTCCATCGCCGTCCAGCAGCTGGTCGCCATCGCCCGGGCCGTCGACGTCGACGCCAAGGTACTGATCCTGGACGAGCCCACCTCCAGCCTCGACCGCGACGAGGTCGCCCAACTCTTCGCCGTCATGCGGCGGTTGCGCGACCGCGGGGTGGCGATCCTGTTCGTCTCGCACTTCCTCGACCAGGTCTACGAGATCTGCGACCGGATGACCGTGCTGCGCAACGGCCGCCTCGAGGGCGAGTACCGCACCCGGGACCTCACCCAGGTCCAGCTGGTCTCCCGGATGATCGGCTCCGAACTCGCCAGCCTGGAGAGCCTGGCCGCGGCCGGCCGCCGCACCGACACCGTGGCCGCCGGCGGCGAGCCGTTCCTGGTCGCGGACGGCCTCGGCCGCAGCGGCGCCATCGAACCGTACGACCTGACCGTCCGCCCCGGCGAGGTGGTCGGCCTGGCCGGCCTGCTCGGCTCCGGCCGCACCGAGGCCGCCCGGCTGCTGTTCGGCGCCGACCAGGCCGACCGCGGCACCCTGCGCCTGGACGGGCGCCCCGCCGCGCTGCGCGAACCGCGCGCCGCCATCGGCCACGGCATCGCGTTCTGCTCGGAGAACCGCAAGGCCGAGGGCCTGGTCGGCGAACTCACCGTCCGCGAGAACATCGTCCTCGCCCTGCAGGCCGGCCGCGGCTGGCTGCGCCCGATCTCCCGCACCGAGCAGGACGCCCTGGCGCTGCGCTGGATCCGCGCCCTGGACATCCGTCCGAACGACCCCGAGGCGCTGGTGCGCAACCTCTCCGGCGGCAACCAGCAGAAGGTCCTGCTGGCCCGCTGGCTGATCACCGACCCCAAGCTGCTGATCCTCGACGAGCCCACCCGCGGCATCGACGTCGGCGCCAAGGCCGAGATCCAGAAGCTGGTCGCCCGGCTCGCCGAGAAGGGCATGGCGGTGCTGTTCATCTCCGCCGAACTCGAAGAAGTCCTGCGCCTGAGCCACAAGGTCGGCGTGCTGAAGGACCACCGGATGGTCGCCCAGCTCGCCAACGACGGCTCCCTCACCCCGGAGCACATCATGGAGACCATCGCGAGCGGAGGCCGGCCGTGA
- a CDS encoding DUF389 domain-containing protein, whose translation MLQLRLIVPPDLREQVLKRLDTRVGVAHLAVLPGGAVRPAGDLVLCDVAREAADELLGELRGLGLAERGAISVDEVGLTLSRAADEAERAAPGEGVDALVWEEVSEVVQEESTLSGVFLALLTVATMLAACGAVLDSAILIVGAMAVGPEFGPLAGLCVAVVRRRARPAVRSLLALAVGFTVAMALTVGFSLLMDALGLFSDARFAAARPNTSFIWQPDAMSFVVAFLAGVAGLLSLTSAKASALVGVAISVTTVPAAANAAVAVAYGEYAQGWGSAVQLALNLLGIVLAGVLTLLVQHGAWHLVRRRRTR comes from the coding sequence GTGCTCCAGCTCCGCCTGATCGTTCCCCCCGACCTGCGCGAACAGGTCCTGAAACGGCTCGACACCCGGGTCGGGGTCGCCCACCTCGCGGTGCTGCCCGGAGGTGCGGTGCGCCCGGCCGGCGACCTGGTGCTGTGCGACGTGGCCCGCGAGGCCGCGGACGAACTGCTCGGCGAGCTGCGCGGGTTGGGGCTGGCCGAACGCGGGGCGATCAGCGTGGACGAGGTCGGGCTGACCCTCTCCCGGGCGGCCGACGAGGCGGAGCGGGCGGCGCCGGGCGAGGGGGTCGACGCCCTGGTGTGGGAGGAGGTGTCGGAGGTCGTCCAGGAGGAGTCGACGCTCAGCGGGGTCTTCCTGGCGCTCCTGACGGTCGCCACCATGCTGGCCGCCTGCGGCGCGGTGCTGGACAGCGCGATCCTGATCGTCGGCGCGATGGCCGTGGGCCCCGAGTTCGGGCCGCTCGCCGGGCTCTGCGTCGCCGTCGTGCGGCGCCGGGCCCGCCCGGCGGTCCGCTCCCTGCTGGCGCTGGCGGTCGGTTTCACCGTGGCGATGGCGCTCACCGTGGGCTTCTCCCTGCTGATGGACGCGCTGGGCCTGTTCAGCGACGCCAGGTTCGCGGCCGCGCGCCCGAACACCTCGTTCATCTGGCAGCCGGACGCGATGTCCTTCGTGGTGGCCTTCCTGGCGGGTGTCGCGGGTCTGCTCTCGCTCACCTCCGCCAAGGCGTCCGCCCTGGTCGGCGTGGCGATCTCGGTCACCACCGTCCCGGCCGCGGCCAACGCGGCCGTCGCCGTGGCCTACGGCGAGTACGCCCAGGGCTGGGGCTCGGCCGTCCAGCTCGCCCTCAACCTGCTGGGCATCGTCCTGGCCGGCGTCCTGACCCTGCTGGTCCAGCACGGCGCCTGGCACCTGGTCCGCCGCCGCCGCACCCGCTGA
- a CDS encoding ABC transporter permease has product MLLANLAFTPDFFAVRIKDGHLYGSLVDILHFGAPLTLVALGMTLVIATGGIDLSVGSTVAIAGALACLYISKAADPGSVTTVLVAVALALAVALVLGAVNGVLVARIGVQPIVATLILMVAGRGVAQLITDGQIITVTSGPYRLIGGGYWFTVPFAVLLAAAAVGVSLLLTRSTALGLLLESVGGNPVASRLVGIRALRLTALVYVVSAVCAAVAGLMISSNVSAADGNNAGLWIELDAILAVVIGGTSLNGGRFSIGGTVIGALVIQTLSTTVYTIGIPPETTLVFKAAVVIAVCLVQSPQFRAKMARRRHAARSSRPEPAAPTAPKVGT; this is encoded by the coding sequence ATGCTGCTGGCCAACCTGGCCTTCACCCCGGACTTCTTCGCCGTCCGGATCAAGGACGGCCACCTGTACGGCAGCCTGGTCGACATCCTGCACTTCGGCGCCCCGCTGACCCTGGTCGCCCTCGGCATGACGCTGGTCATCGCCACCGGCGGCATCGACCTGTCGGTCGGCTCCACCGTCGCCATCGCCGGCGCCCTCGCCTGCCTGTACATCAGCAAGGCCGCCGACCCCGGCAGCGTCACCACCGTGCTGGTCGCGGTCGCCCTGGCGCTGGCCGTGGCGCTCGTCCTCGGCGCCGTCAACGGCGTGCTGGTGGCCCGGATCGGCGTGCAGCCGATCGTGGCGACGCTCATCCTGATGGTCGCCGGGCGCGGCGTGGCCCAGCTGATCACCGACGGCCAGATCATCACCGTCACCAGCGGCCCGTACCGGCTCATCGGCGGCGGCTACTGGTTCACCGTGCCGTTCGCCGTCCTGCTGGCCGCCGCCGCGGTGGGCGTGTCCCTGCTGCTGACCCGGTCCACCGCGCTGGGCCTGCTGCTGGAGTCGGTCGGCGGCAACCCGGTGGCCAGCCGGCTGGTCGGCATCCGGGCGCTGCGGCTGACCGCCCTGGTGTACGTGGTCAGCGCGGTCTGCGCGGCCGTCGCCGGTCTGATGATCAGTTCCAACGTGTCGGCGGCCGACGGCAACAACGCCGGCCTGTGGATCGAGCTCGACGCCATCCTGGCCGTCGTGATCGGCGGCACCTCGCTCAACGGCGGCCGGTTCTCGATCGGCGGCACGGTGATCGGCGCCCTGGTCATCCAGACCCTGTCCACCACCGTCTACACCATCGGCATCCCCCCGGAGACCACCCTGGTCTTCAAGGCCGCGGTGGTCATCGCCGTCTGCCTCGTCCAGTCCCCGCAGTTCCGCGCCAAGATGGCCCGCCGCCGCCACGCGGCCCGCAGCAGCCGGCCCGAGCCCGCGGCCCCTACCGCTCCGAAGGTGGGCACATGA
- a CDS encoding MFS transporter — MVTDRQHRGYLGAAAAFAVCMAGTTLPTPLYGLYQERIGFSELMVTVVFAAYAFGVIGVLLLFGNVSDAVGRRPVLLCGLACAGASAVAFLAEQGLAWLFAGRLLSGFAAGLFTGTATAYVLELAPPGGRARAAFTATAANMGGLGCGPLLAGLLAQYAPRPLTLPFAVHLVLLAASFAVVRALPESVAGARPLRTARPRRPVLPAEVRGVFVPAGIAAFTGFALLGVFTSVTPAFLAQDLGVRNHAAVGLIVAAAFFASTGGQLLVPRLGARRAIPLGCLVLIGGLGLLALSLATHALAPLVLAALVGGTGQGMTLRGAVGEVAAAAPDAHRGGVLSALFVVAYLGISVPVIGVGLLTGPLGLPDAGLVFTACMAVLAAVSGAFLLHRARVTSAT, encoded by the coding sequence GTGGTGACAGATCGTCAACACCGCGGGTACCTGGGGGCGGCGGCCGCGTTCGCCGTCTGTATGGCCGGCACCACGCTGCCCACCCCGCTGTACGGGCTCTACCAGGAGCGGATCGGGTTCTCCGAGCTGATGGTGACGGTGGTGTTCGCCGCCTACGCATTCGGGGTGATCGGCGTGCTGCTGCTGTTCGGCAACGTCTCGGACGCGGTGGGCCGGCGGCCGGTGCTGCTGTGCGGGCTGGCCTGCGCGGGCGCCAGCGCGGTGGCGTTCCTCGCCGAGCAGGGGCTGGCCTGGCTGTTCGCGGGCCGGCTGCTGTCGGGTTTCGCGGCGGGCCTGTTCACCGGCACCGCCACCGCGTACGTGCTGGAACTGGCCCCGCCGGGCGGCCGGGCCCGGGCCGCTTTCACCGCGACCGCCGCCAACATGGGCGGCCTGGGCTGCGGCCCGCTGCTGGCCGGGCTGCTCGCCCAGTACGCGCCGCGGCCGCTGACCCTGCCGTTCGCCGTCCACCTGGTGCTGCTGGCGGCCTCCTTCGCGGTGGTGCGGGCGCTGCCGGAGAGCGTGGCCGGGGCGCGTCCGCTGCGCACCGCCCGGCCGCGGCGGCCGGTGCTGCCCGCCGAGGTGCGCGGGGTGTTCGTGCCGGCCGGGATCGCCGCGTTCACCGGGTTCGCGCTGCTGGGGGTGTTCACCTCGGTCACCCCGGCCTTCCTGGCCCAGGACCTGGGGGTGCGCAACCACGCCGCGGTCGGCCTGATCGTGGCGGCCGCGTTCTTCGCCTCCACCGGCGGCCAGCTGCTGGTGCCCCGGCTCGGCGCCCGGCGGGCGATCCCGCTGGGCTGCCTGGTGCTGATCGGCGGCCTCGGCCTGCTCGCCCTCTCGCTCGCCACCCACGCCCTGGCCCCGCTGGTGCTGGCCGCCCTGGTCGGCGGCACCGGCCAGGGCATGACCCTGCGCGGCGCGGTCGGCGAGGTCGCGGCGGCGGCCCCCGACGCCCACCGGGGCGGGGTGCTCTCCGCCCTGTTCGTCGTCGCCTACCTGGGCATCTCCGTCCCGGTGATCGGCGTCGGCCTGCTCACCGGCCCGCTCGGCCTGCCCGACGCGGGCCTGGTCTTCACCGCCTGCATGGCCGTGCTGGCCGCCGTCTCCGGCGCCTTCCTGCTGCACCGCGCCCGCGTCACCTCCGCCACCTGA
- a CDS encoding PucR family transcriptional regulator has translation MDPHRHPPALAGPAGHPAGRRRPRRSAGPPPDEGLGRAAGAGSAGGLRRTGEALLAAAEAAVAALGEGHERAQRLAIRQEEAARRESIDDLLYGRSGPGAPAERAERFGLRPARAHAVAVAVGTEPYDGADPVARRVERELVGRFGERDVLPATKDGRPVCVAPDGAHVVLEAFAAPALRPGPGYRVATGRRHSGPGGVVRSYDEALGALDFAQRLDLPAERLRAEELLVFPVLMRDRVAMAELVRSVLGPLGGARGGAAPLLATLAAQAEAGYVNAEAARRLGVSVRTPGYRMDRIKSLTGYDLSDALHRHTLETVAMGARLLGWPQREL, from the coding sequence GTGGATCCCCACCGTCACCCTCCCGCTCTGGCTGGTCCTGCTGGTCACCCTGCTGGTCGGCGCCGCCCTCGGCGGTCTGCTGGCCCGCCGCCGGACGAAGGGCTAGGCCGGGCCGCCGGGGCCGGCTCGGCGGGCGGGCTCCGCCGCACCGGCGAGGCGCTGCTCGCCGCCGCGGAGGCTGCGGTCGCCGCGCTGGGCGAGGGCCACGAGCGGGCGCAGCGGCTGGCGATCCGCCAGGAGGAGGCGGCGCGGCGGGAGTCCATCGACGACCTGCTGTACGGGCGCAGCGGCCCGGGGGCGCCGGCCGAGCGGGCCGAGCGGTTCGGGCTGCGGCCGGCCCGCGCGCACGCGGTGGCGGTCGCGGTCGGCACGGAACCGTACGACGGGGCGGACCCGGTGGCGCGCCGGGTGGAGCGCGAACTCGTTGGCCGCTTCGGCGAACGGGACGTCCTGCCGGCGACCAAGGACGGCCGGCCGGTGTGCGTCGCCCCCGACGGCGCGCACGTGGTGCTGGAGGCGTTCGCTGCCCCCGCGCTCCGCCCCGGCCCCGGGTACCGGGTGGCGACCGGGCGGCGCCACTCCGGGCCGGGCGGGGTGGTGCGCAGCTACGACGAGGCGCTGGGCGCGCTGGACTTCGCGCAGCGCCTCGACCTGCCCGCCGAACGGCTCCGGGCCGAGGAACTGCTGGTGTTCCCGGTGTTGATGCGCGACCGGGTCGCGATGGCGGAACTGGTGCGCAGCGTGCTGGGCCCGCTCGGCGGCGCGCGCGGCGGCGCCGCCCCGCTGCTGGCCACCCTCGCCGCGCAGGCCGAGGCGGGCTACGTGAACGCGGAGGCCGCCCGGCGGCTGGGCGTGAGCGTCCGCACGCCGGGCTACCGGATGGACCGGATCAAGTCCCTGACCGGCTACGACCTCTCGGACGCCCTGCACCGCCACACCCTGGAGACCGTCGCGATGGGCGCTCGCCTGCTCGGATGGCCGCAGCGCGAGCTGTGA
- a CDS encoding lipopolysaccharide assembly protein LapA domain-containing protein: MADKTRSADRPASVTVGGRDVRFRTIAFLVLGILAVWFIAVNTASVSIRLWIPTVTLPLWLVLLVTLLVGAALGGLLARRRTKG; the protein is encoded by the coding sequence ATGGCTGACAAGACGCGCAGTGCGGACCGACCGGCCTCGGTGACCGTCGGCGGCCGCGACGTACGCTTCCGGACGATCGCCTTCCTGGTGCTCGGCATCCTGGCGGTCTGGTTCATCGCGGTGAACACCGCCTCGGTGAGCATCCGGCTGTGGATCCCCACCGTCACCCTCCCGCTCTGGCTGGTCCTGCTGGTCACCCTGCTGGTCGGCGCCGCCCTCGGCGGTCTGCTGGCCCGCCGCCGGACGAAGGGCTAG
- a CDS encoding DUF4232 domain-containing protein, giving the protein MGLRRGSRAAGSRVRPGRRGRGRWGAGAGRSGVLAGRRGDAGRRGGRVAAGCVTALSWGRPGCNGSSGRTVLVFGNPLAPGGRPGRPTGGDHHARPYARLRRPGRRRRPLAHRLPGRRDGGRAGRPDRGPGRVHRCLRRCLPERGQAPTGTGKGAAPSTAAPAGSGGAGKAAKCRTADLTVTAADRTITGDDANTVVVELKNHSGKDCTLSGYAGVDLQTPSGPLSAKRSGEPVVSAVLKSGKSTYFGISYPANNTGGSGLRITGLVVTPPDETQPVTLPWPGAGSLPVTDTDGSPVKVGPVGSAGQGE; this is encoded by the coding sequence GTGGGGCTCCGTCGTGGGTCAAGGGCGGCCGGGTCACGGGTCCGTCCCGGCCGGCGGGGGCGGGGGCGGTGGGGCGCGGGGGCCGGGCGGAGCGGCGTTCTCGCAGGTCGGCGGGGGGATGCGGGGCGGCGGGGCGGGCGGGTTGCGGCGGGGTGTGTCACAGCACTGTCCTGGGGGCGGCCCGGGTGCAACGGTTCGTCCGGGCGGACGGTCCTGGTCTTCGGAAACCCGCTCGCACCGGGCGGCCGGCCCGGCCGCCCCACCGGAGGAGATCACCATGCGCGTCCGTACGCCCGCCTTCGTCGTCCTGGCCGTCGCCGCCGCCCTCTCGCTCACCGCCTGCCAGGACGACGAGACGGGGGCCGTGCAGGGCGCCCCGACCGGGGCCCCGGCCGCGTCCACCGGTGCCTCCGCAGGTGCCTCCCCGAGCGGGGCCAGGCCCCGACGGGCACGGGCAAGGGCGCCGCGCCCTCCACCGCCGCGCCGGCCGGCTCCGGCGGGGCCGGGAAGGCGGCCAAGTGCCGGACCGCGGACCTGACCGTCACCGCCGCGGACCGCACCATCACCGGCGACGACGCCAACACCGTCGTGGTCGAGCTGAAGAACCACAGCGGCAAGGACTGCACGCTCTCCGGGTACGCGGGCGTCGACCTGCAGACCCCCTCGGGCCCGCTGTCCGCGAAGCGCTCCGGCGAACCGGTGGTCTCCGCGGTGCTGAAGAGCGGCAAGTCGACCTACTTCGGCATCAGCTACCCGGCCAACAACACGGGCGGCTCCGGCCTGCGGATCACCGGCCTGGTGGTGACCCCGCCCGACGAGACCCAGCCGGTCACCCTGCCCTGGCCGGGCGCCGGCTCGCTGCCCGTCACGGACACCGACGGGTCCCCGGTGAAGGTCGGCCCGGTGGGGAGCGCCGGCCAGGGCGAGTGA
- a CDS encoding DUF4279 domain-containing protein — protein MLISQYAYFGLSSLTVSAAEMTAVLGIEPDETMVRGSRSTGPRVLPVLHRWKIVCREPGLGVDEQVARVVARLAPHADAIAALTRRLDAEDGEDGEGPSAVLEVVRVFNDEDGQDRLAGTPPELVEGPGLLGWHLGRDVLAFLHTTGAALDVDEYDHAG, from the coding sequence ATGCTCATCAGCCAGTACGCCTACTTCGGGCTGTCCAGCCTCACCGTGTCGGCCGCGGAGATGACGGCCGTCCTGGGAATCGAACCGGACGAGACCATGGTCCGGGGCAGCCGCTCCACCGGACCCAGGGTGCTTCCGGTCCTCCACCGGTGGAAGATCGTGTGCCGCGAGCCGGGCCTGGGCGTCGACGAACAGGTCGCCCGCGTCGTGGCACGGCTGGCACCGCACGCCGATGCCATCGCCGCCCTGACCCGGCGGCTCGACGCCGAGGACGGCGAGGACGGCGAAGGCCCCAGCGCCGTCCTGGAGGTCGTGCGCGTGTTCAACGACGAGGACGGACAGGACCGCCTCGCCGGCACGCCCCCGGAGCTCGTCGAGGGCCCGGGCCTGCTGGGGTGGCACCTGGGACGCGACGTGCTGGCGTTCCTCCACACCACCGGCGCCGCTCTGGACGTCGACGAGTACGACCACGCCGGCTGA
- a CDS encoding ABC transporter substrate-binding protein: MSKRAVAAAALSGALVLGLTACSSGSGSADGKKSDGKLTIGFAQVGAESGWRTANTKSIQDAAKKAGVTLKFSDAQQKQENQIKAIRSFIQQKVDVIAFSPVVESGWDTVLKEAKNAHIPVILTDRAVDSKDESLYVSFLGSDFVEEGKKAGDWLVKEYAAASGDVNIVQLEGTTGSAPANDRKSGFADAIKGDPKFKVVASQTGDFTRAKGKEVMQAFLKSQPKIDVLYAHNDDMALGAIQAIEEAGKKPGTDIKIVSVDGVKDAFTAMSQGKINFDVECNPLLGDQLMELAKKVKAGESVERRIKTEEGTFTPEQATAALPNRQY, encoded by the coding sequence ATGTCCAAGAGAGCCGTTGCCGCAGCCGCACTCTCCGGCGCCCTGGTCCTCGGCCTGACCGCCTGCTCCTCGGGCAGCGGCTCCGCCGACGGCAAGAAGTCGGACGGCAAGCTCACCATCGGCTTCGCCCAGGTCGGCGCCGAGAGCGGCTGGCGCACCGCCAACACCAAGTCGATCCAGGACGCGGCGAAGAAGGCCGGCGTGACCCTCAAGTTCTCCGACGCGCAGCAGAAGCAGGAGAACCAGATCAAGGCGATCCGCTCGTTCATCCAGCAGAAGGTCGACGTGATCGCCTTCTCGCCGGTGGTCGAGTCCGGCTGGGACACCGTCCTGAAGGAGGCCAAGAACGCGCACATCCCGGTGATCCTCACCGACCGCGCGGTGGACTCCAAGGACGAGTCGCTGTACGTCTCCTTCCTCGGCTCGGACTTCGTCGAGGAGGGCAAGAAGGCCGGCGACTGGCTGGTCAAGGAGTACGCCGCCGCCTCCGGGGACGTGAACATCGTCCAGCTGGAGGGCACCACCGGCTCCGCGCCCGCCAACGACCGCAAGTCCGGCTTCGCGGACGCGATCAAGGGCGACCCGAAGTTCAAGGTGGTCGCCTCGCAGACCGGCGACTTCACCCGGGCCAAGGGCAAGGAGGTCATGCAGGCGTTCCTGAAGTCCCAGCCGAAGATCGACGTGCTGTACGCGCACAACGACGACATGGCGCTCGGCGCGATCCAGGCGATCGAGGAGGCCGGCAAGAAGCCCGGCACCGACATCAAGATCGTCTCGGTGGACGGCGTCAAGGACGCCTTCACCGCGATGAGCCAGGGCAAGATCAACTTCGATGTCGAGTGCAACCCGCTGCTCGGCGACCAGCTGATGGAACTGGCCAAGAAGGTCAAGGCCGGCGAGAGCGTCGAGCGCCGGATCAAGACCGAGGAGGGCACCTTCACCCCCGAGCAGGCCACCGCCGCGCTGCCCAACCGCCAGTACTGA
- the yjfF gene encoding galactofuranose ABC transporter, permease protein YjfF, producing MIATLTARLRGQIPLLVTSVLLLAMFGAGSVQYEGFASGQVLLNLLIDNAFLLVVAIGMTFVILTGGIDLSVGAVVALSTMVSAWLVEKHHWPMLVVIPLVLAVGTGIGWAMGWVIHTFEIQPFIVTLAGMFLARGLCYTISVESISITDPSYTTMAQTRIPLPGGTFLSPSALIAVLVVVAAFVVLHYTRFGRNVYALGGSEQSALLMGLPVARTKVTVYAVSGFCSALGGVLLTFYMLSGYGLHAVGLELDAIAAVVIGGTLLTGGSGYLVGTVLGVAVLGLIQTIISFQGTLSSWWTRIVIGALLFVFIVLQRLVTARRRPA from the coding sequence ATGATCGCCACTCTCACCGCCCGGCTGCGCGGACAGATCCCGCTGCTGGTCACCTCCGTCCTGCTGCTGGCGATGTTCGGCGCCGGCTCGGTGCAGTACGAGGGCTTCGCCTCCGGCCAGGTCCTGCTCAACCTGCTGATCGACAACGCCTTCCTGCTGGTCGTCGCCATCGGCATGACCTTCGTCATCCTCACCGGCGGCATCGACCTGTCGGTCGGCGCGGTCGTCGCCCTGTCCACCATGGTGTCGGCCTGGCTGGTGGAGAAGCACCACTGGCCGATGCTCGTCGTCATCCCGCTGGTGCTGGCCGTCGGCACCGGGATCGGCTGGGCGATGGGCTGGGTGATCCACACCTTCGAGATCCAGCCGTTCATCGTCACCCTGGCCGGCATGTTCCTGGCCCGCGGCCTGTGCTACACGATCAGCGTCGAGTCGATCTCCATCACCGACCCCTCCTACACCACGATGGCGCAGACCCGCATCCCGCTGCCCGGCGGCACCTTCCTGTCCCCGAGCGCCCTGATCGCGGTCCTGGTCGTGGTCGCCGCCTTCGTGGTGCTGCACTACACCCGCTTCGGCCGCAACGTCTACGCGCTCGGCGGCAGCGAGCAGTCCGCCCTGCTGATGGGCCTCCCGGTGGCCCGAACGAAGGTCACCGTGTACGCGGTCAGCGGCTTCTGCTCGGCCCTCGGCGGCGTCCTGCTCACCTTCTACATGCTCTCCGGCTACGGCCTGCACGCGGTCGGCCTGGAGCTGGACGCGATCGCCGCGGTGGTCATCGGCGGCACCCTGCTGACCGGCGGCTCCGGCTACCTGGTCGGCACCGTGCTGGGCGTGGCCGTGCTCGGCCTGATCCAGACGATCATCAGCTTCCAGGGCACCCTCAGCTCCTGGTGGACCCGGATCGTCATCGGCGCCCTGCTGTTCGTCTTCATCGTCCTGCAGCGCCTGGTCACGGCCCGCCGCCGACCGGCCTGA
- a CDS encoding lysophospholipid acyltransferase family protein, whose translation MLSAVARTVVPVLGRLTVTTDPDTALAPGSIVAANHSSLADPGVVLAAVRRLGVEPVVLATAGLWRIPLLRGALTREGHVPVHRGTEHAARALEAAAAALAAGRVVVLYPEGRLPLRTDPADRAPGPFRTGLARLAAGGAPVVPLGQAGARRISSGSTAKQFAGLLTAPLRRPAVHVHLGAPLHLSPDVATATAEAHAAVTAAWRTAATHLPPHRR comes from the coding sequence ATGCTGAGCGCCGTCGCCCGCACCGTCGTCCCGGTCCTCGGGCGCCTCACCGTCACCACCGACCCGGACACCGCCCTGGCCCCCGGCAGCATCGTCGCCGCCAACCACTCCTCGCTGGCCGACCCGGGCGTGGTGCTCGCCGCCGTCCGCCGGCTGGGCGTCGAACCCGTCGTGCTGGCCACCGCCGGGCTGTGGCGGATCCCGCTGCTGCGCGGCGCGCTGACCCGCGAGGGCCACGTCCCCGTCCACCGCGGCACCGAGCACGCCGCGCGCGCCCTGGAGGCCGCGGCCGCCGCGCTGGCCGCCGGCCGGGTGGTCGTCCTCTACCCCGAGGGCCGCCTGCCGCTGCGGACCGACCCCGCCGACCGCGCCCCCGGCCCGTTCCGCACCGGCCTGGCCCGGCTCGCCGCCGGCGGCGCCCCGGTCGTCCCGCTCGGCCAGGCGGGCGCCCGCCGGATCAGCTCGGGCTCCACCGCCAAGCAGTTCGCCGGCCTCCTCACCGCCCCGCTGCGCCGCCCCGCCGTCCACGTCCACCTCGGCGCGCCCCTGCACCTCTCCCCCGACGTCGCCACCGCCACCGCCGAGGCCCACGCCGCCGTCACCGCCGCCTGGCGCACCGCCGCCACCCACCTGCCGCCGCACCGCCGCTGA